A region of the Roseiflexus sp. RS-1 genome:
ATGCACAGCCGGATCCCAGGGCTTTTGCTGACGCAATATTGCGCCGAGAATAGTCAGCAGCTTGCGCATCGCAGCGACGATGGCGACCTTGCGCGGCTTGCCAGCTTGACACAGGCGCTGATAGAAGGCGCGCCTGACCAGACGGCGCCGCGTGGCCGCCAGGGTCGCCATGTACAACACGCTGCGCACATCCCTCCTGCCGCCGGAGATATGCCGGGGTTTGTGCTGTGCGCCGCTCTGATTGGCATACGGCGCAACGCCCACAACGGCCGCCGCTTCCTTGCGATTGATGGTCCCCAGTTCGGGCAGGCGGAGCAGCAGGTTCAGTGCGGTGATCGCGCCGATGCCGGGCACGCTTTCGCGCAGCTCCCGTTTCCGGCGCACCTCGTCGGTGCGCTCCGCCTCGTTGTCGCGTTCCTGCTCAAGCGCACGGATCTCCTGATCCAGCCAATCAATATGCTTCTGGATGCCCGGGCGGAGGTTCGGCGCGGCAGCCGTCAACCGATTGATCTCAGCCGTCCGCATCTGAATCACCTGCTCCCGCCGGACCAGCAGGTCGCGCAAGGATGCGCGCTGCTCGTCCGTCGCCTGGTGGTGCGGCGGGCGCACCCGTTCGGCAAAGCGGGCGAGCAACCGGGCATCCAGGCGGTCGGTCTTCGCCTGGCGTCCTTCCGCGTGCGCCAGGGCGCGCACGCGGCGTGGCTGCACCCGCGCCGTCGGCACGCCAGCCTGGAGCAGTTGGGCGAACACCATGCGCTCCAGCCCGCCGGTCGCCTCCAGCACAATCAGGGTCGGCTGCAGGCGCTGGAGTCGCGTGACCAGGAGCTGGACACCTTCGTCGGTAGACGGTATCGTCTCGCGTGGCGCGTGCGGGTCGGCGCCAAACGCCACATCCAGCGTCTGTTTGGAGACATCAATGCCGATAAAGAGCGACTCACGGGAAGCCATACACAGAACCTCCTGAGGAAAACGGCGCCAGCCTTGCTAGCATATGCGGGTTTGAGGGCCCAGATAACTGTTCGGCTTGGTCGCGTTGAAGGACACGGCTACCCAACACTCCGCGGCGATCTCGTGAACCTGGCGCAGAACGGTATACCGTGTCCCGTTAGATTATACTAGGCGCGGAGGCGCTCCTCCAGCGTTGCCGCCAGTCGGCGAGCGGTCAGCAGCGCCGCACTGAGCGCGCCGAGGTCACGCAGGATGTCGGCGAGCGCCGCGCATTCGGCGTCCTGCTCCAGCAAAGCGTCCAGGTTGTCGAGGATGAGCAGCGTCGGGGTGGCGCGTGTGTGCGCCAGCAGTCGGCGGCGCAGGTCGCGCTCGTCTGTCGGCGCGGCATCGAGGCGCAGCGCGGCGGCAAGCTCGCCCAGCAGGGACGCCGCGGTCGCCGCGCGCGGGTCGTCGGGGACGCGGGCATAGGCGACGCCGCCAGGGAAGCGCCAGGCGGTGCGCAGCGTCGCTTCGAGCGCCAGCCGACTCTTGCCGATCCCCGCCGGACCGGTGATCACGATCACGGCGGGCGGGTTGGCGAGGCGCTGCGCCAGGTCGACCAGGGTCGCGCCACGCCCGAAAAAGGGCGTCGCACTCACGCCGGGCAGGTCGGCGGTCGGTGCGCCGGGGAGGATCAGCGGCGCGCCGCAGTCCAGGTCGGCAAAGCGGAGATCGCCATCTCCCAGCAGCACCGCGTCGTGCCCGACCAGATGGCGTTGCGCTCGCGCGACCGCCTCGCGCAGCGCAACGCCGTCGCACAGGTCGGCATAGAGCGCGCCGGCAAACTTAATCGCGTCGTCGTCCGCCACCCGGACGGGATGCCCGACGACGGCGCGGGCGATGCCGGCGTCGTACAGGGCGCGCGCGGCGGCATGCGCGTCGTCCGCCGCCGTCTCACACGCATTCAGCACGACGAGGTCGAGCGAGCGTGGCGGGGACAGGGCGGCCAGGATGTCGGCGGCGGTCACCCGGTGCGTCCGCCCGTGCTCGTCTTCGAGCAGCAGCCCCTGCGCCCAGGCGTGCCCGGCGACGTGGAGTACGTGCGGGTGCGCCTGCTGATCGAAGGCGCGCGGCGACAGGGCGCGGCGCAGCGCGTCGAGGGTCGGCGGCAGCAGGCGGGACAGCAGGATGGGCGCCCGGGCGTCGCGCACGGCGGCGTCCAGGCGGCGCCATTCGGCGCGCCCGGTGGTGCGAGGGGCACGGCATGCCGTGCCCGTACTCGGCCTGGATCAGCACATTGTGCGATCCGGTGATCAGGGTGCTGTGGCTGATGTCGCCGCCGGTTGCGATGCTGGCGTGGTCGGCGTTCATCGGCGCGCCTGGTGGTGCGAGGGGCACGGCATGCCGTGCCCGTACTGCTGCAAGTATATCCGGCGTGCCACCGGTGGTCAATGCCGTTCAGGCAGGGGTGTGCAACATATCTGCAAGCACCACAACTGGGAGGTTGGGAACGCGGTGGAAGATCGGGTCGTTCGTGATAAACAGCGCACACTGCTGCGCGAGCGCGGTTGCAGCATGCAGGGCGTCGGGCGTCTTCAAGCCCAATCCACGCAGGTGAGCCGCTTGTTCCCATATTGGCAGCGTGGCTGGAATAAGAGTCACCTCCTGGGCGCTCAAAAAATCTCGAAACAGGGCTTCTAACTGCGGGTTCTGATCGCGGATCGGCTTCGTAAGCGTTTCGAGCCAGGTCAATTCGCTCGTAATGATCGCTATACCGCCATCATGTGCCGCCTGCCAGAGCGGTTCCAACAGCGTTCGATACGGCTCGATTCGCTCAATCGCGTAGATCACGGCATTTGAATCAACATACACCTGGCCGGATGGAGGGAGAATTAGCGTTCCCATGCGTCGCGTTCGCTGTGCAGATAGGCATCAACTTCTTCAGCAGTCTGAAAGGCAAGGCGTCCCGGCGCATCAGCCAGCACCGCCAGGAGCGAGCGGCGTGGCCCGGCAGGCGCATGGGGCAATAAGACGATGACTTCCACCGGGGTGCCAACGGGGAGTTGGGCGTCCACAATCTCGATCTTCCCTCCCGGCTGAACCTGAGCAGTGAGCCGGAGCGCGGCTTGCATAGATCCTCCTTTCTCCTGGTCGTTGTCCATCGCTTAGCACATATGCTGCCCGATCAGTGATGCCGTGCTCAATCGGGAGCAGATCCGCCCGAATGCCTTTTGGAGCGCAGTGCTGTGGCTGATGTCGCCGCCGGTTGCGATGCTGGCGTGGTCGGCGTTCATCGGCGCGCCTGGTGGTGCGAGGGGCACGGCATGCCGTGCCCGTACTGCTGCAAGTATATCCGGCGTGCCGCCGGTGGTCAATGCCGCTGGCAGGAGTAAGTGTTGTGATCTTTGAAGAAATAATCCGCTCTCGCTCGGACAGGCGGGCTTTGCATTCCATAGCCGAGGGCTTATG
Encoded here:
- a CDS encoding CHAT domain-containing protein yields the protein MDAAVRDARAPILLSRLLPPTLDALRRALSPRAFDQQAHPHVLHVAGHAWAQGLLLEDEHGRTHRVTAADILAALSPPRSLDLVVLNACETAADDAHAAARALYDAGIARAVVGHPVRVADDDAIKFAGALYADLCDGVALREAVARAQRHLVGHDAVLLGDGDLRFADLDCGAPLILPGAPTADLPGVSATPFFGRGATLVDLAQRLANPPAVIVITGPAGIGKSRLALEATLRTAWRFPGGVAYARVPDDPRAATAASLLGELAAALRLDAAPTDERDLRRRLLAHTRATPTLLILDNLDALLEQDAECAALADILRDLGALSAALLTARRLAATLEERLRA
- a CDS encoding type II toxin-antitoxin system VapC family toxin, whose product is MGTLILPPSGQVYVDSNAVIYAIERIEPYRTLLEPLWQAAHDGGIAIITSELTWLETLTKPIRDQNPQLEALFRDFLSAQEVTLIPATLPIWEQAAHLRGLGLKTPDALHAATALAQQCALFITNDPIFHRVPNLPVVVLADMLHTPA
- a CDS encoding IS110-like element ISRfsp2 family transposase codes for the protein MASRESLFIGIDVSKQTLDVAFGADPHAPRETIPSTDEGVQLLVTRLQRLQPTLIVLEATGGLERMVFAQLLQAGVPTARVQPRRVRALAHAEGRQAKTDRLDARLLARFAERVRPPHHQATDEQRASLRDLLVRREQVIQMRTAEINRLTAAAPNLRPGIQKHIDWLDQEIRALEQERDNEAERTDEVRRKRELRESVPGIGAITALNLLLRLPELGTINRKEAAAVVGVAPYANQSGAQHKPRHISGGRRDVRSVLYMATLAATRRRLVRRAFYQRLCQAGKPRKVAIVAAMRKLLTILGAILRQQKPWDPAVHTSAP